The Streptomyces capitiformicae genome contains the following window.
GCGGTGTCGGCAGCGGCACGGGCGACGGCCTGGACGATCTGCACGTAGGCGCCGCAGCGGCACAGGTTGCCGCTCATCCGCTCGCGGATCTCCTCCGCGCTCAGCGGTGGCGGTCCCGCCTCGGGCCGTACGTCCTCGGTGGCGGCGCTCGGCCAGCCCGCCGCGTGCTCCTCGATCACGGCGATCGCCGAACAGATCTGGCCCGGGGTGCAGTAGCCGCACTGGTAGCCGTCGAGGTCGAGGAACGCCTGCTGCACGGGATGCAGTCGGTCGCCGTCGGTGACGCCCTCGATGGTGGTGATCTCACGCCCTTCGGCCGCCACCGCCAACTGCAGACAGGAAACGTTGCGGCGGCCGTCGACGAGGACCGTGCAGGCGCCGCACTGCCCCTGGTCGCAGCCCTTCTTGGTGCCGGTCAGATCGAGCCGCTCACGCAGCGCGTCGAGCAGGGTGGTGCGGTGGTCGACGGACAGCGTGTGCTTCTCGCCGTTGACGGTCAAAGTGATGGCGCTGTACGTC
Protein-coding sequences here:
- a CDS encoding (2Fe-2S)-binding protein; the encoded protein is MSTVPSSTYSAITLTVNGEKHTLSVDHRTTLLDALRERLDLTGTKKGCDQGQCGACTVLVDGRRNVSCLQLAVAAEGREITTIEGVTDGDRLHPVQQAFLDLDGYQCGYCTPGQICSAIAVIEEHAAGWPSAATEDVRPEAGPPPLSAEEIRERMSGNLCRCGAYVQIVQAVARAAADTAVSAEEVAA